Below is a genomic region from Sneathia sanguinegens.
AGCACTACATGGTAAATTCGGTGAAGATGGAAGAATACAAGCTATTTTAGATTCTATGGATATAAAATATACAGGTTCAAAAGTATTAGCAAGTGGAATCTGTATGGATAAAGATATTGCAAAAAGAATAGCTACAACTTATGGAATAAGAACTGCAAAATGGTGGACTTTTAGAAAGAATGAAAAAGCAATATATCCTGAAGAATATAAGAGATTAATTATAAAACCAAATAGTGGAGGCTCAAGTATAGGTGTACATTTTATAACTAATCAAGAAGAATTAGACAGGGCCTTGGAAGATATTTTTCAAATAGATGAAGAAGCTATTATGGAAGAAGTTATAGAAGGAGAAGAAGTTTCTGTACCTATCATAAATGGTAAAGCATATCCAGTTGTTAAAATTGAAGCATTAAAAGGAAAATATTACGATTTCACTTCTAAATATGCAGATGGAGGGTCAAAATTAACAATTCCTAAATTTTCTGAAAATTTAGATAAAGAACTTAAAGAATTTACAGAAAAGTTATATTATGGAACAAAATGTAAAGTTTATGCAAGAATTGATTATTTAATAAAAGATGATAAGGCATATTTTATGGAAGTAAATACTTTGCCAGGTCTAACTTCGCATAGTCTATTACCTAAAAGTCTTGCAAGTTGTGGAATGAATTATAGCGAAGTGTTGGATTTAATAATTAAATTAAGTTTAGGAGAGTAAATGATTTTTAAAGATTTGAAATATAGAATAGAATATTACGATTTAAAATATCCTTATTTAAAATATGTCATACTTTTATTAATATTTTTAAGTTTAATTTTAAGAGAACAAGCATATTTAATTATTTTAAAGGTATTAGCCTTTGCAATAGCTGTGATATTCCATGAAATTTCTCATGGTTTTGTTGCTTATTTATTTGGCGATGATACGGCTAAAAGAGCAGGCAGATTGAGTTTAAATCCATTAAAACATATAGACTTAAAAGGTCTATTGTTGCCTTTTATTTTACTTATATTTCATTCTCCAATAATAATAGGAAGTGCTAAGCCTGTACCTGTTGATTACTATAAATTTAGAAATAGAAAGTTACCACTCTTTTTTGTAAGTATAGCTGGAATATTTGCTAATCTTTTATTAGCATATATTTCCTTAATTCCATTAAAATATTTTGGAATAGTAAGCAAATTTCTTATCTTTAGTGCAATAACTAATATTGCTTTGGCAGCTTTTAATATTATTCCTATACCACCTCTAGATGGAAGTAGGGTATTAAGATTAATACTTCCAAGAAACTTACAAAGATATATGGATATAATAGAATACAACCCTTTGATTTCAATAGGACTTTTAATATTAATTATTAATTCAGGGCTTGTAACTTATTTATATAATATTATATTAAGGTTAATAATATGAATATAATAGAAGAAAATAAAACTATAGAATTTATTGAAAGAAAATCAAAATTTATAGGTTATATAAAAAATGTAAATACTGTTGAAGAAGCACAAAAATATATAAAAGAAATAAGAGAATTACATCCTAATGCAACTCACATAGTTCCAGTATATAGACTTATTGAAAATAAACAAGAATATTTAAAATATAATGATGATGGCGAACCTCAAGGTACAGCTGCTAAACCAATGGCAGATATAATAATTAGAAAAGATATATATAATGTTGTTCTTTTAGCAGTTAGATATTTTGGTGGAATAAAATTAGGAGCTGGAGGTTTGATAAGAAATTATGCAAGAGTTGCAAAAGAATTAGTTGATATTTGTACTATTAAAGAATATGAAGAAAAAGTATATTTAATGTTAATTTATGATTATTCAAGGAAGGCCTTGATAGATTCTTTAATAGAAAAGACAGCTGCTAAAAATATATATACAAGTTATTT
It encodes:
- a CDS encoding IMPACT family protein, which encodes MNIIEENKTIEFIERKSKFIGYIKNVNTVEEAQKYIKEIRELHPNATHIVPVYRLIENKQEYLKYNDDGEPQGTAAKPMADIIIRKDIYNVVLLAVRYFGGIKLGAGGLIRNYARVAKELVDICTIKEYEEKVYLMLIYDYSRKALIDSLIEKTAAKNIYTSYLDKINTKILVAKSKIQNFDINEVEKIIL
- a CDS encoding site-2 protease family protein: MIFKDLKYRIEYYDLKYPYLKYVILLLIFLSLILREQAYLIILKVLAFAIAVIFHEISHGFVAYLFGDDTAKRAGRLSLNPLKHIDLKGLLLPFILLIFHSPIIIGSAKPVPVDYYKFRNRKLPLFFVSIAGIFANLLLAYISLIPLKYFGIVSKFLIFSAITNIALAAFNIIPIPPLDGSRVLRLILPRNLQRYMDIIEYNPLISIGLLILIINSGLVTYLYNIILRLII
- a CDS encoding D-alanine--D-alanine ligase; amino-acid sequence: MKICVVYAGISTEREISISTAKQVIANLDKNKYEICELKIDKKEDILKIKDMNVDLAFLALHGKFGEDGRIQAILDSMDIKYTGSKVLASGICMDKDIAKRIATTYGIRTAKWWTFRKNEKAIYPEEYKRLIIKPNSGGSSIGVHFITNQEELDRALEDIFQIDEEAIMEEVIEGEEVSVPIINGKAYPVVKIEALKGKYYDFTSKYADGGSKLTIPKFSENLDKELKEFTEKLYYGTKCKVYARIDYLIKDDKAYFMEVNTLPGLTSHSLLPKSLASCGMNYSEVLDLIIKLSLGE